A single Methylobacterium sp. 17Sr1-1 DNA region contains:
- a CDS encoding ABC transporter substrate-binding protein yields the protein MIRRLSGFRKSGRRSCDKNLRHDKKLSGRSVGLPTQVCLAPLVSLVLGSGFSGPAAAEEATRFPASEHERTTLTIRSAADLDAMAPLIRDYQLLYPDVTVVYHEYITADLFGEIAASCAAGRADRARAADVVISSSVDHLIKLANDGCARAHRSIETGRQPDWAAWRNEVFGFTTEPAVIAYRPDLVPREDLPQSRVELVDLLRRKPEAYAGKIGSYDITLSGIGYLFAAYDGRAAAATYGRLVEAFGRANLQVRCCTGDLIADLEAGRIAIGYNLLGSYVYRAMRRGARLGLIVPRDYTLVLARAALVPVTARAVGDAFAFVDYLLSERGQRVSREEAFFFDRTGPLPPGIDGPPSLSAAGAFRPITVGPVLLAVQDRARRARFLAEWRQSIGAEAPKGEGSGQTGGRRAEEP from the coding sequence GTGATCCGACGCCTCAGCGGATTTCGCAAAAGTGGCCGCCGGTCTTGCGACAAAAATCTGCGACACGACAAGAAGCTGAGCGGACGAAGCGTTGGCCTGCCGACGCAAGTCTGCTTAGCCCCGCTCGTCTCCCTCGTTCTCGGTTCCGGCTTCTCGGGCCCGGCCGCCGCCGAGGAGGCGACCCGCTTCCCCGCCAGCGAGCACGAGCGCACCACGCTCACGATCCGCTCCGCCGCCGACCTCGACGCGATGGCGCCGCTGATCCGCGACTACCAGCTGCTCTACCCGGACGTGACGGTGGTCTACCACGAGTACATCACCGCCGACCTGTTCGGCGAGATCGCGGCGTCCTGCGCCGCCGGCCGCGCCGACCGCGCCCGGGCGGCGGACGTGGTGATCTCCTCCTCGGTCGATCACCTGATCAAGCTGGCCAATGACGGCTGCGCCCGGGCCCACCGCTCGATCGAGACCGGCCGCCAGCCCGACTGGGCCGCCTGGCGCAACGAGGTGTTCGGCTTCACCACCGAGCCGGCGGTGATCGCCTACCGGCCCGACCTCGTGCCGCGCGAGGACCTGCCGCAGAGCCGGGTCGAGCTCGTCGACCTCCTGCGGCGCAAGCCCGAGGCCTATGCGGGGAAGATCGGCTCCTACGACATCACGCTGTCGGGCATCGGCTACCTGTTCGCCGCCTATGACGGCCGCGCCGCTGCCGCCACCTACGGGCGCCTCGTCGAGGCGTTCGGGCGGGCGAACCTCCAGGTCCGCTGCTGCACCGGCGACCTGATCGCCGATCTCGAGGCCGGGCGCATCGCCATCGGCTACAACCTGCTCGGCTCCTACGTCTACCGGGCGATGAGGCGCGGCGCCCGCCTCGGCCTGATCGTGCCGCGGGACTACACCCTGGTCCTCGCCCGCGCCGCCCTGGTGCCGGTCACCGCCCGGGCGGTCGGGGACGCCTTCGCCTTCGTCGATTACCTCCTGTCCGAGCGCGGCCAGCGGGTGTCGCGCGAGGAGGCGTTCTTCTTCGACCGCACCGGCCCGCTGCCGCCCGGGATCGACGGCCCGCCGAGCCTGTCGGCCGCCGGTGCGTTCCGGCCGATCACCGTCGGGCCGGTGCTGCTCGCGGTGCAGGACCGGGCCAGGCGCGCCCGCTTCCTCGCCGAGTGGCGGCAATCGATCGGCGCGGAGGCGCCGAAGGGCGAGGGGAGCGGCCAGACCGGGGGACGGCGGGCGGAGGAGCCGTGA
- a CDS encoding sensor histidine kinase, whose product MISRTSSLFSRLVAVLALVLAVGAALLLVAAWASARLAADEAYDRLLVGAALQIAETIASDGRAISVDPPFSAFETLALSPRDRIYYKVVDPSDHLLTGDADLRIPVDRARLAAGPLLLDGEHRGLAVRAVVTGRYVPDATQAGFAAVVVAQTREARSSLTRALTIKASLMVLAMSALALGAVAVAVRGALRPLTAIEGVLAARGPNDLQPLGLAAPQEIHLLVASIDHFMGRLSGHVAVMKRFIADAAHQIRTPLTALTAQLDLLSDETDEGRRRDQLARIRARMAELGHLTNQLLNHAMVIHRARTAAFDPVDVAGLARRTLIDAVQTAGDRAVDIGYEGPDEAVTIPGDAIALREALANLIHNALKHGAPGRLTVRVGRERGRVVLAVEDDGPGIPASDWTRVREPFQAATGGTVGSGLGLSIAAEVAAAHGGEMRFESHSERGFCVVLSLPDGEERP is encoded by the coding sequence ATGATCTCCCGCACCTCCTCGCTGTTCTCGCGCCTCGTCGCGGTGCTGGCCCTGGTGCTCGCCGTCGGCGCGGCCCTGCTGCTCGTGGCCGCCTGGGCCTCGGCGCGGCTCGCGGCGGACGAGGCCTATGACCGGCTCCTCGTCGGCGCGGCGCTCCAGATCGCCGAGACCATCGCCAGCGACGGGCGCGCGATCTCGGTCGATCCGCCCTTCTCGGCCTTCGAGACGCTGGCGCTCAGCCCCCGGGACCGGATCTACTACAAGGTCGTCGATCCGTCCGACCATCTGCTCACCGGCGACGCCGACCTCAGGATCCCGGTCGACCGCGCCCGCCTCGCCGCCGGCCCGCTCCTCCTCGACGGGGAGCATCGCGGCCTCGCGGTACGGGCGGTGGTGACGGGCCGCTACGTGCCGGACGCGACGCAGGCCGGGTTCGCCGCCGTGGTGGTGGCCCAGACCCGCGAGGCGCGGAGCAGCCTCACCCGGGCGCTCACGATCAAGGCGAGCCTGATGGTGCTGGCGATGAGTGCGCTGGCGCTCGGTGCCGTCGCGGTGGCGGTGCGGGGCGCCCTGCGTCCGCTGACCGCCATCGAGGGCGTGCTGGCGGCGCGCGGGCCCAACGATCTCCAGCCCCTCGGCCTCGCCGCCCCGCAGGAGATCCACCTGCTCGTCGCCTCGATCGACCACTTCATGGGGCGGCTCTCGGGCCACGTCGCGGTGATGAAGCGCTTCATCGCCGATGCCGCGCACCAGATCCGCACGCCGCTGACCGCGCTCACCGCCCAGCTCGACCTCCTGTCGGACGAGACCGACGAGGGCCGCCGGCGCGACCAGCTCGCCCGCATCCGCGCGCGGATGGCCGAGCTCGGGCACCTGACGAACCAGCTCCTCAACCACGCCATGGTGATCCACCGCGCCCGGACGGCGGCCTTCGATCCGGTCGACGTGGCGGGGCTCGCCCGCCGCACCCTGATCGACGCCGTGCAGACGGCGGGCGACCGAGCGGTCGATATCGGCTACGAGGGGCCGGACGAGGCCGTGACCATCCCGGGCGACGCCATCGCGCTGCGCGAGGCGCTGGCGAACCTGATCCACAACGCCCTCAAGCACGGCGCGCCCGGCCGGCTCACCGTCCGGGTCGGACGCGAGCGCGGCCGGGTGGTGCTGGCGGTGGAGGATGACGGCCCGGGCATCCCGGCGAGCGACTGGACGCGGGTGCGCGAGCCGTTCCAGGCCGCCACCGGCGGCACCGTCGGGTCCGGCCTCGGCCTGTCGATCGCCGCCGAGGTGGCGGCGGCCCATGGCGGCGAGATGCGCTTCGAGTCCCACTCGGAGAGGGGGTTCTGCGTGGTCCTGTCCCTGCCGGACGGGGAGGAGCGGCCGTGA
- a CDS encoding response regulator transcription factor: MRILLVEDTRDVGEAIAVRLRGLGHAVDWETDGAAADAVLEVQAYDLVILDVNLPGLDGFAILKRLRARRGPVPVLVLTARSEVDDRVGALDLGADDYLVKPFDFRELEARVRALLRRNSGHADNALSLGNLRLDREARSASVAGEPLELTRREWTLIEILAARPGRIFAKGELLERVFAFEEESSENAVEQIVARLRRKLTAAGARAEIRTLRGLGYQVVCADP, translated from the coding sequence GTGCGCATCCTGCTCGTCGAGGACACGCGGGACGTCGGCGAGGCCATCGCGGTCCGCCTGCGCGGGCTCGGCCACGCGGTCGACTGGGAGACCGACGGGGCGGCGGCGGACGCGGTGCTGGAGGTGCAGGCCTACGACCTCGTGATCCTCGACGTGAACCTGCCGGGCCTCGACGGATTCGCGATCCTCAAGCGCCTCAGGGCGCGCCGCGGCCCGGTGCCGGTCCTGGTGCTCACCGCCCGCTCGGAGGTCGACGACCGGGTCGGCGCGCTCGATCTCGGCGCCGACGACTACCTGGTGAAGCCGTTCGACTTCCGCGAGCTGGAGGCGCGGGTGCGGGCGCTGCTCCGCCGCAACAGCGGGCACGCCGACAACGCGCTCTCCCTCGGCAACCTGCGTCTCGACCGGGAGGCGCGCAGCGCCAGCGTGGCGGGTGAGCCGCTCGAACTGACGCGGCGGGAATGGACCCTGATCGAGATCCTGGCGGCGCGGCCGGGCCGCATCTTCGCCAAGGGCGAGCTGCTGGAGCGGGTCTTCGCCTTCGAGGAGGAATCGAGCGAGAACGCCGTCGAGCAGATCGTGGCGCGCCTGCGCCGCAAGCTCACCGCCGCCGGCGCCCGGGCCGAGATCCGCACCCTGCGGGGCCTGGGCTACCAGGTGGTGTGCGCGGATCCGTGA
- a CDS encoding ABC transporter ATP-binding protein, producing MNARPTIIPEPLLQVEGVTLQYKTTDHLVTATYRVDFEVMPGDRYILLGPSGCGKSTLLKAIGGYMSPVEGEIKLKGGKVTEPGPDRMMVFQEFDQLLPWKTVKQNVAFALTASGRAAGAEAEDRAMAYIEKVGLAKFADSFPHMLSGGMKQRVAIARGMAMEPDILLMDEPFAALDALTRRKMQDELLRLWEDTRFTVLFVTHSIEEAIKVGTRILLLSPHPGQVKAELNSLPASELGTAAQGALETRINDMLFA from the coding sequence ATGAACGCACGCCCAACCATCATCCCCGAGCCGCTGCTCCAGGTCGAGGGCGTCACGCTCCAGTACAAGACCACCGATCACCTGGTCACCGCGACCTACCGGGTCGATTTCGAGGTGATGCCGGGCGACCGCTACATCCTGCTCGGGCCGTCGGGCTGCGGCAAGTCCACCCTCCTCAAGGCGATCGGCGGCTACATGAGTCCGGTCGAGGGGGAGATCAAGCTCAAGGGTGGCAAGGTCACCGAGCCCGGCCCCGACCGGATGATGGTGTTTCAGGAGTTCGACCAGCTCCTGCCCTGGAAGACGGTCAAGCAGAACGTCGCCTTCGCGCTCACCGCCTCGGGTCGTGCCGCCGGCGCGGAGGCCGAGGACCGGGCGATGGCCTATATCGAGAAGGTCGGCCTGGCGAAGTTCGCCGACTCCTTCCCGCACATGCTGTCGGGCGGCATGAAGCAGCGCGTGGCGATCGCCCGCGGCATGGCGATGGAGCCCGACATCCTCCTGATGGACGAGCCCTTCGCCGCCCTCGACGCGCTGACCCGCCGCAAGATGCAGGACGAGCTGCTGCGCCTGTGGGAGGACACCCGGTTCACCGTCCTGTTCGTCACCCACTCGATCGAGGAGGCGATCAAGGTCGGCACCCGCATCCTGCTGCTCTCGCCCCATCCGGGCCAGGTCAAGGCGGAGCTCAACAGCCTGCCGGCCTCGGAACTCGGCACCGCCGCGCAAGGCGCCCTCGAGACACGCATCAACGACATGCTGTTCGCCTGA